From a single Drosophila sulfurigaster albostrigata strain 15112-1811.04 chromosome 3, ASM2355843v2, whole genome shotgun sequence genomic region:
- the LOC133843029 gene encoding solute carrier family 25 member 3, with amino-acid sequence MFKSLFEAAQNSAFKSPFTSANCQAATPSTPLLPSAVGDASRQLTPNHNFAAAATAQGDSCEFGSNHYFVLCGLGGIISCGTTHTMVVPLDLVKCRLQVDPAKYKSVVNGFRVSLAEEGVRGLAKGWAPTFIGYSMQGLCKFGLYEVFKVIYSDAIGEENAFLYRTGLYLAASASAEFFADIALAPMEAAKVKIQTTPGFAKTLREALPKMTAQEGISAFYKGLVPLWMRQIPYTMMKFACFERTLELLYKYVVPKPRADCTKGEQLIVTFAAGYIAGVFCAIVSHPADTVVSKLNQAKGASALDVAKQLGWSGLWGGLVPRIVMIGTLTAAQWFIYDAVKVFLRMPRPPPPEMPESLKKKLGITGPQ; translated from the exons ATGTTCAAATCTCTGTTTGAGGCCGCGCAGAACTCAGCGTTCAAGTCGCCATTCACCAGCGCTAACTGCCAGGCTGCAACCCCATCGACCCCTCTGCTGCCCTCCGCCGTTGGCGATGCATCCCGCCAGTTGACCCCGAATCACAATTTCGCTGCCGCTGCAACTGCTCAGGGTG ATTCCTGTGAGTTTGGCTCCAATCACTATTTCGTGCTATGCGGCCTGGGTGGCATCATCTCCTGCGGCACAACCCACACCATGGTGGTGCCTCTCGATTTGGTCAAGTGCCGCCTGCAGGTGGATCCCGCCAAGTACAAGAGTGTGGTCAACGGTTTCCGTGTCAGTTTGGCTGAGGAGGGTGTCAGGGGTCTGGCCAAGGGCTGGGCGCCCACTTTCATTGGTTACTCGATGCAGGGTCTGTGCAAGTTTGGCCTCTATGAAGTCTTCAAAGTCATCTACTCGGATGCCATTGGCGAGGAGAATGCCTTCCTTTATAGAACTGGCCTCTACTTGGccgcttcggcttcggctgaATTCTTTGCCGACATTGCGCTGGCGCCCATGGAGGCGGCCAAGGTCAAGATACAGACAACACCCGGATTTGCAAAGACGCTGCGCGAGGCGTTGCCCAAGATGACCGCCCAGGAGGGTATTTCGGCCTTCTACAAGGGTCTGGTGCCATTGTGGATGCGACAGATTCCATACACCATGATGAAGTTCGCCTGCTTCGAGCGCACACTGGAGCTGCTGTACAAGTATGTGGTGCCCAAGCCCCGTGCTGATTGCACCAAGGGCGAGCAGCTGATTGTCACCTTTGCCGCTGGTTACATTGCTGGTGTCTTCTGTGCCATTGTCTCCCATCCCGCTGATACCGTCGTATCCAAGCTCAACCAGGCCAAGGGCGCCAGCGCTCTGGATGTGGCCAAACAATTGGGCTGGTCTG GACTGTGGGGAGGTTTGGTGCCTAGGATTGTCATGATTGGCACACTGACTGCTGCCCAATGGTTCATTTACGATGCAGTGAAGGTCTTCCTGcgcatgccacgcccaccaccACCAGAGATGCCCGAGTCCCTTAAGAAGAAGCTGGGCATTACTGGTCCCCAGTAA